In Primulina huaijiensis isolate GDHJ02 chromosome 6, ASM1229523v2, whole genome shotgun sequence, a single window of DNA contains:
- the LOC140979409 gene encoding uncharacterized protein — MSEPSLKPLSPVEWESLIDDYNHGGGARIHRWTSLNYSSTPLLHLGLSSLLRKDFSLQLKLNLLTFIEQNSASLFSPRSFSRLLDSLRSVVHPSPLKDQFLISSTAIFISYTSDHDGDGLKVIISPVTDLVELLLTIINRPNHGVDSHTRGIACECLRQLELAFPCLLSEVLPNLWALCQSERTHVSQCYVLLLSTTLLNVVKLKPGASLLASSNNASIPLIPFNVPQFLIDGSGCDFVWKENETSYRELRRVMAFLLEWPLNLTPFGLMEFMVAILPVAEELELQASLLRVQFSGLLSTYEPLLCHAFLGMYLKFLDSFQGQEAEVAHRLLWLSKDSQHHLVFRLLGLHWLLGFFGLIATKDLGREKSTIVMSKSFYPTIFDSLAMKALKLDLIAYCSVLLCSPGDEDGSDGVEAGKESYEVKLFKDGLVSTSAFKWLPPWSTENAVAFRTLHKLFVGASPHSDGCSTCVGTLAQSNTFVMAQKMLVDSTSEFQGLVPVTVACIDRLLGCHKHHWLGEHLLKTLDKHLLQKLKIDYSLGSYFPIFERISENDKVSPSGLLELLKKFILFLVGKHGPNTGLKSWYHGSKVLGICRTMLVHHHCSNLFTGLSRVLAFTCLYFPDLEVRDNARFYLRILVCIPGKKLRQILNTEESLPGVTPSTRPSSFFNKQSPQTVQELKGSSNIASYIKVERVTPSLVKQSWSLSLPNIDINPDKPGFLEGIWHNEPASEKKEILAVGARMEIIPDSERLQQQKEPLRVTDSKVSEIVGVLRRHFSCIPDHRHMPGLKIKISCSLKFDAESFCSVWGTPTTDSFSDEVDKLPAIYATVLKFTSSSPYGSISSFHNAFLLGSTTKIDSSLTQANALAIVPVDNGHRETFEAPVCLELEPREPVPGLVDVFIETNTDNGQIIRGQLSSIPVGIEDMFLRAILPDDMKGDDDIPSYYLNLFTALWEAFETTSSTGRETFVLKGGIGVTAVKGTQSVKFLEVPMTSLVLAVERYLAPFVVCVTGERLVDMVRAGGVIKDTVWKDFRSDPLFEVSSSNVGPLYLKYVGDEDGSADQIPGRKNIGVFDILIFLPPRFHLLFQMEVHDVSTLVRIRTDHWPCLAYVDDYLEDLFLD; from the exons ATGTCGGAGCCGTCCCTGAAACCCCTGTCCCCCGTCGAATGGGAGTCGCTGATTGACGATTACAACCACGGCGGCGGCGCCCGTATTCACCGGTGGACCTCCCTCAATTACTCTTCCACCCCTCTCCTCCACCTCGGCCTCTCTTCCCTCCTGCGCAAGGATTTCTCTCTCCAGCTCAAACTCAACCTCCTCACCTTCATCGAGCAGAATTCCGCCTCCCTCTTCTCTCCCCGTTCTTTCTCTCGTCTCCTCGATTCCCTTCGCTCTGTCGTTCACCCTTCTCCTCTCAAAGATCAATTTCTCATCTCCTCCACCGCCATCTTCATCTCATACACCTCAGACCATGATGGCGATGGTTTAAAAGTCATCATCTCTCCTGTTACTGATCTCGTCGAGCTGCTGTTGACTATTATCAATCGACCCAATCATGGTGTCGATAGTCACACCCGGGGCATCGCCTGTGAGTGTTTGCGGCAGCTGGAATTGGCATTCCCTTGTTTGCTCTCCGAAGTGCTTCCCAACTTGTGGGCTTTATGCCAGAGTGAACGAACCCATGTATCTCAGTGTTATGTCCTGCTATTGTCCACAACTTTACTCAATGTTGTAAAGCTGAAACCCGGTGCTAGCCTTCTCGCCTCCAGTAATAATGCTTCCATCCCTCTGATCCCATTTAACGTTCCGCAGTTTTTGATTGATGGGAGTGGTTGTGATTTTGTGTGGAAGGAGAATGAGACATCTTATAGGGAGTTGAGGAGAGTTATGGCATTTTTGCTCGAGTGGCCGCTCAATTTGACACCCTTTGGGTTGATGGAGTTTATGGTTGCTATACTTCCTGTAGCTGAAGAACTAGAACTTCAGGCTTCTTTATTAAGGGTGCAGTTCTCAGGGCTTCTCAGCACGTATGAACCACTGCTTTGCCATGCTTTTTTGGGAATGTATTTGAAGTTTTTGGACTCTTTTCAAGGGCAAGAAGCAGAGGTTGCACATCGCCTTTTGTGGTTGTCAAAAGACTCCCAGCATCATCTGGTTTTCAGATTGTTGGGGCTTCACTGGTTGCTAGGCTTCTTTGGTTTGATTGCTACTAAGGATTTGGGGAGAGAGAAAAGCACTATCGTCATGAGCAAAAGCTTTTATCCCACGATTTTTGATTCGTTAGCTATGAAAGCTTTGAAGCTCGACTTGATTGCATATTGTTCTGTTTTGCTCTGTAGTCCTGGAGATGAAGATGGTTCAGATGGTGTGGAGGCGGGCAAAGAGAGTTACGAGGTGAAGCTATTCAAAGATGGCCTTGTTTCTACATCAGCTTTCAAATGGTTGCCTCCATGGAGCACCGAAAATGCAGTGGCATTCCGGACACTCCACAAGCTTTTTGTTGGTGCATCTCCGCATTCTGATGGTTGTTCAACTTGCGTCGGTACTCTTGCTCAATCTAACACCTTTGTCATGGCTCAG AAGATGCTAGTGGACTCAACTTCAGAATTTCAGGGATTGGTTCCGGTCACTGTTGCATGCATTGATCGCTTATTGGGATGCCACAAACACCATTGGTTGGGAGAGCATCTTCTTAAAACACTTGATAAACATCTGCTTCAAAAACTCAAAATTGACTACAGCTTGGGATCTTACTTCCCTATATTTGAAAGAATATCTGAAAATGATAAAGTTTCACCGAGTGGGTTACTAGAGCTCCTCAAGAAGTTCATACTTTTCCTTGTAGGGAAACATGGTCCTAATACAGGGTTGAAATCTTGGTATCATGGCAGTAAAGTTCTTGGCATTTGTCGAACAATGCTGGTTCACCACCACTGCTCTAACTTATTTACTGGATTATCTCGCGTTCTTGCATTTACATGTCTTTATTTTCCTGATTTGGAGGTTCGTGACAATGCAAG ATTCTACCTGCGAATACTTGTTTGTATACCGGGAAAGAAGCTCAGACAAATACTGAACACGGAGGAAAGTTTGCCTGGCGTAACTCCATCCACTCGACCTAGCTCATTCTTTAATAAACAGTCTCCTCAAACTGTACAGGAACTTAAAGGATCCAGCAACATTGCTTCCTATATTAAGGTGGAACGGGTGACACCTTCGTTGGTAAAGCAGTCTTGGTCCCTGTCTTTACCaaatatagatatcaatcctgACAAACCTGGTTTCTTGGAAGGCATCTGGCATAATGAACCAGCAAGCGAGAAAAAGGAAATTCTTGCAGTAGGTGCAAGAATGGAAATTATCCCAGATAGTGAACGTCTCCAACAGCAAAAAGAGCCTCTACGAGTGACGGACTCAAAAGTTTCAGAGATTGTTGGAGTATTGAGAAGGCATTTTTCATGCATTCCAGACCATAGACATATGCCTGGGCTCAAGATTAAGATTTCCTGTAGCTTGAAATTTGATGCTGAGTCATTCTGTAGTGTGTGGGGAACTCCTACGACTGACAGTTTTTCAGATGAAGTGGATAAACTACCTGCCATTTATGCTACTGTCCTGAAGTTCACTTCTTCTTCTCCATATGGATCAATTTCATCATTTCATAATGCATTTCTTCTTGGCTCAACAACTAAAATTGATTCCTCTTTGACCCAAGCCAATGCATTAGCTATTGTCCCAGTGGATAACGGTCATAGAGAAACATTCGAAGCTCCTGTATGTTTAGAATTAGAGCCGCGGGAACCAGTGCCAGGTCTGGTTGATGTCTTTATTGAAACTAATACAGACAATGGTCAGATTATCCGGGGCCAGCTTAGCAGTATACCAGTGGGAATCGAAGACATGTTTCTCAGGGCTATTCTTCCAGATGATATGAAAGGAGATGATGATATACCTAGTTATTATTTGAACCTATTTACTGCATTGTGGGAAGCCTTTGAGACAACATCGAGCACCGGTAGGGAGACATTTGTCCTGAAAGGAGGCATAGGGGTTACTGCAGTCAAGGGAACACAATCGGTAAAATTTCTTGAAGTCCCTATGACATCTCTAGTTTTAGCTGTTGAACGGTACCTCGCACCTTTTGTGGTTTGTGTTACTGGTGAACGACTTGTTGATATGGTGAGAGCTGGAGGGGTGATAAAAGATACTGTGTGGAAAGATTTCAGATCGGATCCTCTATTTGAGGTATCTAGTTCAAATGTTGGCCCTCTTTATCTGAAGTATGTGGGTGATGAAGATGGGAGTGCGGATCAAATCCCTGGTAGGAAAAATATTGGGGTCTTCGACATTTTGATATTTCTTCCGCCAAGATTCCACCTCCTTTTCCAAATGGAAGTACACGATGTTTCGACTCTTGTTCGGATTAGAACTGATCACTGGCCATGTCTAGCTTACGTTGATGACTATTTGGAAGATCTCTTTTTAGATTGA